In Ipomoea triloba cultivar NCNSP0323 chromosome 7, ASM357664v1, a single genomic region encodes these proteins:
- the LOC116025028 gene encoding vesicle transport v-SNARE 12-like — protein MSEVFEGYERQYCELSVNLSKKCSSAALLPIGEPRKQQVSELTVGLDEADVLIRKMDLEARSLQPSLKAALLAKLREYKSDLNKLKKEVKKLTSSGSDQAAHDALLEGEMADAHAASNQRGRLAMSTERLNDSSERIKESRRVALETEDLGISILEDLHQQRQTLLHSHNKLHGVDDAIDKSKKVLTSMSRRISRNKMIVGGIIAALVLAIIIVLYFKLSH, from the exons ATGAGTGAGGTGTTTGAAGGATACGAGAGACAGTACTGTGAGCTGTCCGTTAATTTGTCTAAGAAATGCAGCTCTGCTGCTCTTCTCCCCATTGGAG AGCCTAGGAAGCAACAGGTTTCCGAGCTCACGGTGGGATTGGATGAAGCGGATGTGCTG ATTCGGAAAATGGACCTGGAGGCGAGGAGTTTGCAACCGAGTTTAAAAGCTGCCCTTCTTGCCAAGCTAAGGGAGTATAAATCTGACCTTAATAAGTTGAAAAAGGAAGTGAAAAAACTAACATCTAGTGGCTCTGATCAAGCTGCTCATGACGCATTGCTGGAGGGTGAAATGGCAGATGCACACGCG GCTTCAAATCAAAGGGGGCGATTGGCAATGTCAACCGAGAGGCTGAATGATTCCAGTGAGAGAATCAAGGAGAGCCGGAGGGTTGCTTTAGAGACAGAGGACCTTGGCATCTCAATTCTCGAAGATCTCCACCAGCAGCGCCAAACACTATTACATTCCCATAACAAG CTTCATGGCGTGGATGACGCCATTGACAAGAGCAAGAAGGTCTTGACCTCCATGTCCAGACGCATCAGCCGTAACAAGATGATTGTCGGTGGCATAATTGCTGCTCTTGTCCTAGCTATCATCATCGTCCTGTATTTTAAGCTTTCCCATTAA
- the LOC116025027 gene encoding uncharacterized protein LOC116025027, whose protein sequence is MDSLSSVSPSFVLPPGKPLRHHHHRRRISVSSKVKLARQLRLSFSSGIPRCSFGRTSESLDRRRTPETYCKLGGCGGEGGDHDEEEGRRREEEVESALRMDGTIPGTPNEFVKQVSSRAYDMRRHLQQSFDSSSYDVLEANPWRETSKPVYVLTHRENQLCTMKTRRNQSEVERELGLLFSKGGKWRNQAKQTGTGTKFQMVVEDVREGVLVFEDGDEAVKYCDLLQGGGQDCEGVAEIEASSVFDLCRKMRALAVLFRRGRTPPRPENLKLNLRARKHSLEDQ, encoded by the exons ATGGATTCTCTCTCGTCGGTATCGCCGTCGTTCGTTCTCCCTCCCGGGAAGCCTCTCCGGCACCACCATCACCGGCGGCGAATATCTGTGTCCTCCAAGGTTAAGCTCGCTCGTCAATTACGCCTCTCCTTCTCCTCCGGTATTCCGCGCTGCTCGTTCGGGCGTACCAGTGAGAGCCTCGATCGGAGGAGAACGCcggaaacttattgtaaattaGGCGGCTGCGGCGGAGAAGGCGGAGACCACGACGAAGAAGAAGGCCGGCGGCGAGAAGAGGAAGTGGAGAGTGCGCTTCGAATGGACGGTACGATTCCAGGGACTCCGAACGAGTTCGTAAAGCAAGTGTCCTCACGCGCCTACGACATGCGGAGACATCTTCAACAGAGCTTTGATAGCAGCAGCTATGACG TGCTGGAGGCTAATCCTTGGAGGGAAACGTCGAAGCCTGTGTATGTACTAACTCATAGGGAAAACCAGTTGTGTACAATGAAAACTCGGAGGAACCAGAG TGAAGTTGAAAGGGAGCTTGGGTTATTGTTTTCCAAAGGTGGGAAGTGGAGAAATCAAGCTAAGCAGACAGGAACTGGCACAAAATTTCAGATGGTTGTTGAAGATGTCAGAGAAGGTGTTCTG GTTTTTGAAGATGGAGATGAGGCTGTAAAATACTGCGACTTACTCCAAGGAGGAGGTCAAGATTGCGAAGGCGTTGCAGAGATTGAAGCATCCTCG GTATTTGATCTGTGCCGGAAGATGAGAGCGTTGGCGGTTCTGTTTCGCAGGGGAAGAACGCCTCCACGGCCTGAAAATCTCAAACTCAACTTGAGAGCCCGTAAACACTCCCTGGAAGATCAATAG